Proteins from one Ficedula albicollis isolate OC2 chromosome 3, FicAlb1.5, whole genome shotgun sequence genomic window:
- the EFCAB2 gene encoding EF-hand calcium-binding domain-containing protein 2: MAQRRSWGNLVAEIEKKITEAFEVFDRESNKTVDVREIGCIIRSLGCFPNEAEVQELLGQIEVDELEGFVHLKNFLPVMTKVLLDKRFWPIPEDVILHAFEALDENKCGYITKEDLVKHLTENGEPFTEEEMEDMLAVALDPETNTLNYRDYRIKLVVDESKTFPFNI; this comes from the exons GTAACCTAGTAGCTGAAATTGAGAAAAAGATTACAGAAGCTTTTGAAGTGTTTGACCGTGAATCCAATAAAACTGTGGATGTCAG ggaGATTGGTTGCATTATCAGGTCACTGGGTTGCTTTCCAAATGAGGCAGAAGTACAGGAACTGCTTGGACAG ATAGAAGTAGACGAACTGGAAGGATTCGTTCATCTGAAAAACTTTCTTCCAGTGATGACAAAAGTTCTACTTGACAAAAG ATTCTGGCCTATTCCAGAAGATGTTATTCTACATGCATTTGAG gcttTGGATGAGAATAAATGTGGATATATTACCAAAGAGGACCTGGTCAAACATTTGACTGAAAACG GTGAGCCCTTTACTGAGGAGGAAATGGAGGACATGCTTGCCGTTGCTTTAGATCCAGAAACAAATACTCTTAACTACAGAGACTACCGTATAAAGCTGGTAGTAGATGAAAGTAAGACCTTCCCCTTTAATATCTGA